In Phacochoerus africanus isolate WHEZ1 chromosome 1, ROS_Pafr_v1, whole genome shotgun sequence, the following are encoded in one genomic region:
- the CGGBP1 gene encoding CGG triplet repeat-binding protein 1: MERFVVTAPPARNRSKTALYVTPLDRVTEFGGELHEDGGKLFCTSCNVVLNHVRKSAISDHLKSKTHTKRKAEFEEQNVRKKQRPLTASLQCNSTAQTEKVSVIQDFVKMCLEANIPLEKADHPAVRAFLSRHVKNGGSIPKSDQLRRAYLPDGYENENQLLNSQDC; the protein is encoded by the coding sequence ATGGAAAGATTTGTAGTGACAGCACCACCTGCTAGAAACCGGTCTAAGACTGCTTTGTATGTGACTCCCCTGGATCGAGTCACTGAGTTTGGAGGTGAGCTGCATGAAGATGGAGGAAAACTCTTCTGCACTTCTTGCAATGTGGTTCTGAATCATGTTCGCAAGTCTGCCATTAGTGACCACCTCAAGTCAAAGACTCAcacaaagagaaaggcagaattTGAAGAGCAGAATGTGAGAAAGAAGCAGAGGCCTCTAACTGCATCCCTTCAGTGCAACAGTACTGCGCAAACAGAGAAAGTCAGTGTTATCCAGGACTTTGTGAAAATGTGCCTGGAAGCTAACATCCCACTTGAGAAGGCTGATCACCCAGCAGTCCGTGCTTTCCTGTCTCGCCATGTGAAGAATGGAGGCTCCATACCCAAGTCAGACCAGCTGAGGAGAGCATATCTGCCTGATGGATACGAGAATGAGAATCAACTCCTTAACTCACAAGATTGTTGA